A region from the Aeromicrobium choanae genome encodes:
- a CDS encoding NADP-dependent oxidoreductase, whose protein sequence is MRTSMTTTTREIHLAQRPTGLPGPETYRFVERELRDLREGDVLVENIVLTVDPYMRPRMNDVKSYVPPFKLDHPLDGGAIGVVVESRSDALPVGSIVRHGLGWREHAVLAGEYATKIELNGLPSSYFLGVLGMPGMTAYAGLFDVAAFQPGDSVFVSAAAGAVGSLVGQFARLAGADRVVGSAGSAEKVALLVDELKFDAGINYREGDVMGQVGAAFPYGFDVYFDNVGGDHLEAALEHINERGRMALCGSISGYNDPNASGPRNMFKAVGKRLTLRGFIVSDHESVRPEFEQKVGQWLTGGDLAYRETTWNGLDAMPEAFAGLLTGANTGKAIVRLREDPTV, encoded by the coding sequence GTGAGGACGAGCATGACCACCACGACCCGCGAGATCCACTTGGCCCAGCGCCCCACGGGCCTGCCCGGACCGGAGACCTACCGGTTCGTCGAGCGCGAGCTGCGCGACCTGCGCGAGGGCGACGTGCTGGTGGAGAACATCGTGCTCACCGTCGACCCCTACATGCGCCCCCGGATGAACGACGTGAAGTCCTACGTCCCGCCGTTCAAGCTCGACCATCCCCTCGACGGCGGGGCGATCGGCGTGGTCGTCGAGTCCCGCTCCGACGCGCTGCCCGTCGGCAGCATCGTGCGGCACGGCCTCGGCTGGCGTGAGCACGCCGTCCTGGCCGGCGAGTACGCGACGAAGATCGAGCTGAACGGCCTGCCGTCCTCGTACTTCCTCGGCGTGCTGGGCATGCCGGGCATGACGGCCTATGCGGGCCTGTTCGACGTCGCCGCGTTCCAGCCCGGCGACTCGGTGTTCGTGTCGGCCGCGGCCGGCGCCGTGGGCAGCCTCGTCGGCCAGTTCGCCCGACTCGCCGGAGCCGATCGCGTGGTCGGCAGCGCCGGCTCGGCCGAGAAGGTCGCGCTGCTGGTGGACGAGCTGAAGTTCGACGCCGGCATCAACTACCGCGAGGGCGACGTGATGGGCCAGGTCGGCGCCGCGTTCCCCTACGGCTTCGACGTCTACTTCGACAACGTGGGCGGCGACCACCTGGAGGCGGCGCTCGAGCACATCAACGAGCGGGGCCGGATGGCCCTGTGCGGCTCGATCTCGGGCTACAACGACCCGAACGCCAGTGGCCCGCGCAACATGTTCAAGGCCGTGGGCAAGCGACTCACGCTGCGCGGCTTCATCGTGAGCGACCACGAGAGCGTGCGGCCCGAGTTCGAGCAGAAGGTGGGGCAGTGGCTCACGGGCGGCGACCTCGCCTACCGCGAGACGACGTGGAACGGCCTCGACGCCATGCCCGAGGCGTTCGCGGGCCTGCTCACCGGCGCCAACACCGGCAAGGCGATCGTGCGCCTGCGCGAGGATCCGACCGTCTGA